The nucleotide sequence TACTTTAGTCATTTCCATGAGCACAAATGTTAATGCTAGAGCAAATATATTCGAGAGAATTGCGTGCTTCTCATTTTATTGCAGGACAGTTTGCTCAGGACTCTTTTGCATTCCAACGTGACAATGCACAAAGGAAAAATGGAATTACTGGAAtagataaacatgtttgttaGAAGGAATTGTCCCAATACTTTTGTCCATATAGTGTACATCCATTTGATCTCAGAACAACAGTATATAATGACTAGGtgcatgtatacatttcatgaTTCGGAAGTAAAGTTTATGATATGAAAATGTATCACTCACCCGTATGAGTGACCGATGAGAATGTTTCGTTTTCTTGCATATCTCTTGAATATGGCACGCAGGTCCTCTGCCAGGGCATAGAAGGTGTAAGCCGCTCCTATCTGTGGGGCGGTACTGGCACCGTGACCCGCTAGATCAGGAGCGATGACCTCATAACCCAGCCGTGAGAAGAAGTCTAGCTGACTGCCCCAGATGTCCAGCGAACCGCCAACGCCGTGAATGAAGAACAGCGCCACGTCCGCGTGCGTTCCCTTACAGCTGCTGATGCGACGCTCTGTATCTATCAGTACGGTACGCTTGGGTCTCCGGCGTCTGCGTCTGGGCGGTGGGGCAGGCTTCTGATGGTCAGAGCAGGGAAGAGGCGGAGCTGGTTTGGGATCCGGGGACGACGGCGCAGTGGTGTAGTCGGACAGCTCCACCTCGACCGTGCTAGACTGTTCCACATCTCCATTCTGACACTGGAGGATCTCCGAGTGGAGAACATCACCCAGGTTCTCGATCACCAGCTGTCCGTTGCGGTACACCGTGATCTTGCGTTTGCAGTGGACGGTGCCGTCTTGTCCTGGGTGCTCTTCTGTCATAGCGGGGCGTTCTGGGAGGATGTGACGCACGCGCAGCACCCGACCCGGCTTCACCTCCACAAACTCGAATCCGTCTGCTGGCTTTCCGTCTGATGTCTCGACTGGCAACACGACGCTGGTCTTTCCCATCAGACAGCAGAAGATGCTCTCAGTGATGCTGGTCAACATGCTGCTGGTTCACCTGAGAACATACAGCCACAGTCTGCTCAGTTTCGGCTAAGTTTCTGCTCTCAAAGGTGAGGCGtgtatttattcaactttaaaATACTTCCTCCTAAAACATTCTGCAGTCTACATTGCGGCTGATTTAACTCTAAGGGTTTAAAGCAAtaatgttttacttaaaaatcaAACATATCGGAAGAAAATGTTgtgctcttttatagctcaggagatttctCTGTTGTTTCTCATTTAAGTATCAACCTAGTCTCAAATGTTCAAGGGTGTTTCTGCAACCACGGGCACTTTCAAGTCCCCGCAGAGAAATTTTAGATTGATGTCAAAATTTGTCATGTGACGGTTTATAAATCTCTTCACAGTGTCATTACACATCTcgacaaaaaatatgattaatgatgaatgtgaatatgaatgtgatttaatacaaaatgatgcaacatttacatatccaaatattattttttgtcccACAACTCTGGCCACAATGTTAAGATACATAAAATAAGCTAATTGAATTACAATGTGATATTATTTCAAATGGAAttgttaatatacattttaatttacagcatctaaaatTTCTCTGTATTATTTACTCATcattttttggatttttttaagtaaaagtgCTTGTCCCACACAAGGGATGTTTTGAGTCCTTACCGCAACAATAAAAAAGGcttttattatgacattttatcaaaGACAAGCAAGTCCAGACCGGAGCATCCGAAATCGCACACTGTGATAGTATGTACTGAATTTGTACTGAAAGTACTTCgcttttagatataatgcatcttttgttccattTATTCCACTTTGTTCCACTTTAATATttgcaactttattttttattattatgtgtctaatatatgcatgggcaacttataacacaccaaagacacagaaaaacacgtattcgcgccatattaCCCCTTTAAAACAGTAAATTCTATATAGTATTAGTGGGAgtaatatgaatacatttgggACATACTGCATCCGcaatgttttatggtcatgttactcttatgctctttgacctatgacgtattaacaacCTATACGagagcgttgataaaaacataatttagtcacgagaaattcatttattggcaaTTACATTAGAAACGGACGTCTGCCTTGAAGTTTTCTGCTataattatttgatttacttttgaaatttgaccaaTACTCAGCTccatggcatcatgggatagagaagtgtccatccgatccagACTCACAAATCTCGGCGGAAGTaaaccatccgggtatttctcacCTACTcattttttgcatactgaggtttcggacatactattcatacTCATTtttgcctactatatagtatggaagtgtTGTTGTATGCCAACACGGAAGTTAGCGGCGCACGGGTTCCCTTGATcaaaagcctatgcattttcccatagacttttggaaaatTGCAACAAATATGCTCTGTTCAAATATGCTCCGCCTCTctgtttaaaggtacagtttgtaagaattttgcaggaaaatatacaaaaacccGTAGGCCactgttatatatatttttagctgattacttacaatatctcaaatgtttccaactgctttaaATCCTGAGAAGATTGCCTTTCTAAACAGTGGACTGGGGCTTTTTTGAcccctgtcaatggcgtcatatccgcgttaccctttgtttCCGCCTTTACTGATGTAGCAACCATgtgacactgtcgtagacatttacatttacatttacatttacatttagtcatttggcagacgcttttatccaaagcgacttacagtgcacttattacagggacaatccccctggagcaacgtggagtaaagtgtcttgctcaaggacacactggtggtggatgctgggatagaaccagcaacctttgatttaccagttcagtggtttaacccactagaccaccatctaaTTGTcagatgcggaagtagtttgtaaGGTGGGTCCGTCTAAGATTATTGCAAATGATCTGGGtacattcaaaataacttttactatgactgatttgaacacttaaaactgcgcagtgttatcacaccatcgaattggacaattactgtaataTCTATGACTAacagtttagttttaaaccttacattactcggctctaattcattataatgaaatacaattatttcatcaaacgcaacatttctaaaattgaattactttacctcttctgccaacatgatttctcgttctcGTTCCTCGTACCCAGAGGTACAATCAGcagtggagttgaagacaacatatcccatcattccacactTATACACAGTGTCATCAAGCTAATCGATTGTTtggttttgatcgtgcgccatCTAGCGGcaatttctacaaactgtacctttaaaaaagGGTTATGACACTTACATGTTTTGTCTGTCAAGATAATCTTTGCAAGTTGACaccacatttgttacttttagAGCTGAAATACAATCAGCAGAAGTAAAAATCTTACacaatgctataaacagactacactgaAGGTTGCTTGATATCAACGTCATCAAGAGCAAGCCTCTGACaactttattataaatgttttccctggtgaaaaagaaaagctagagtgtttttctcctataaatcaggaagatttaattaaaattattgcaacatccaaaccgacgacatgcttattagaccccattccgactactttattaaaagagttactacctgctgtaattgagcccatttgtaacataatcaactcgtctattaatctaggacatgtcccaggaccctttaaactggctgtaattaagcctcttatcaaaaaaccaaatttagacccaaatgaacttggaagctatagaccgatttcaaatctcccgtacttgtctaaaatactagaaaaagtagtgtcaactcaactgtgtaccttcctacaaaataatgacatgcacgaaaagtttcagtctggctttagaccgcatcacagcactgaaactgcgctcgttagaattacaaatgaccttcttattgcttcagataaaggaaacatctcactcttagtcctgcttgaccttagtgctgctttcgatactgtagaccataaaatactactagatcgtttacaccattatatcggtattcagggacaggcactgcaatggttcagatcttacttaacagaccgatatcaatacgtccatttaaatgggaaatcgtcaaatcttacgcaagtcaattatggattaccacagggatcggttttaggacccttgcttttctccatatacatgctgcccctcggcaacattattagaaaacatggaattagcttccactgttatgcagatgatactcagctatatatatattcatcaagaccagatgattcctttaagctatccaaactggcagagtgcatcgaggacataaaacattggatgactagtaatttcctccttttaaactctagcaaaacagaaatattacttatagcaccaaaattaagtaaaccgaatatctccgattacagcctg is from Triplophysa dalaica isolate WHDGS20190420 chromosome 3, ASM1584641v1, whole genome shotgun sequence and encodes:
- the abhd8a gene encoding protein ABHD8 — protein: MLTSITESIFCCLMGKTSVVLPVETSDGKPADGFEFVEVKPGRVLRVRHILPERPAMTEEHPGQDGTVHCKRKITVYRNGQLVIENLGDVLHSEILQCQNGDVEQSSTVEVELSDYTTAPSSPDPKPAPPLPCSDHQKPAPPPRRRRRRPKRTVLIDTERRISSCKGTHADVALFFIHGVGGSLDIWGSQLDFFSRLGYEVIAPDLAGHGASTAPQIGAAYTFYALAEDLRAIFKRYARKRNILIGHSYGVSFCTFLAHEYPEQVHKVVMINGGGPTALEPSLCSIFQLPSCVLHCLSPCLAWSFLKAGFARQGAKEKQLLKEGNAFNVSPFVLRAMMSGQYWPEGDEVYHAELTVPILLVHGLFDKFVPIEEDQRMAEILLFAFLKVIEEGSHMVMMECPETVNTLLHEFFLWEPDTSKQDTVATVTAGQTATNTAATPVQTLSVLNGYSTGNPKVNKPLNK